In one window of Halomarina pelagica DNA:
- a CDS encoding S9 family peptidase, with protein sequence MRDIERYLNIRSAYGGSLSPSGTLAFLMDTTGVPQVWTLSEPEAWPEQRTFYDEAVSFVSCSPTREEAVFGMDEGGDERMQLYLLDLDPDPTADPIAGLTLPSDPSSNESRPNDARAKHRWGGWSHDGDRFAFASNRRDEAAFDVYVQGRDERGDGADLVHEGDGWLTVEGFSPDDSALIVTEAYSSFDQDVYALDLPSGDFTHLTPHEGTVRFLSATWAPDGEGIYVVTDRDSDLLYLARLDLDGTLTPVVEDDEWNVDGVALDHDTGRAVYSRNVDGYTELTVGDLDGAVFRGGRTLDLPPGVAGGVSFDEGARSFSLTVTGSAENANVHVVDVASGERERWTRASTAGVPRESFVEPELVRYESFDGREIPAFFSVPRAANERDGAVGDGVPVVVDVHGGPESQRRPSFYALKQYFLRRSYAVFEPNVRGSTGYGTAYTHLDDVERRMDSVADVRAGVEWLSGQPVVDPDRIVAFGGSYGGFMVLAALTEYPDLWAAGVDVVGIANFVTFLENTGSWRRELREAEYGSLEDDREFLESISPVNTVDAIRAPLFVLHGANDPRVPVGEAEQIAEAAREQGVPVETLIFEDEGHGVSKLENRIEAYSRIVTFLDEHV encoded by the coding sequence ATGCGCGACATCGAGCGCTATCTCAACATCCGGAGCGCCTACGGCGGGTCGCTCTCCCCGTCGGGCACGCTCGCCTTCCTCATGGACACGACCGGCGTCCCGCAGGTGTGGACGCTCTCGGAACCCGAGGCGTGGCCCGAACAGCGCACCTTCTACGACGAGGCCGTCTCGTTCGTCTCCTGCTCCCCGACCCGCGAGGAGGCCGTCTTCGGCATGGACGAGGGCGGCGACGAGCGGATGCAACTGTACCTGCTCGACCTCGATCCCGATCCGACCGCCGACCCGATCGCCGGGCTGACCCTCCCGTCCGATCCGTCGTCGAACGAGTCCCGCCCGAACGACGCTCGCGCGAAGCACCGCTGGGGCGGCTGGAGTCACGACGGCGATCGGTTCGCGTTCGCCTCGAACCGCCGGGACGAGGCCGCCTTCGACGTGTACGTCCAGGGTCGCGACGAGCGCGGCGACGGGGCCGACCTCGTCCACGAGGGCGACGGCTGGCTCACCGTCGAGGGGTTCTCGCCGGACGACTCGGCGCTGATCGTCACCGAGGCCTACTCCTCGTTCGACCAGGACGTCTACGCGCTCGATCTCCCCTCGGGCGACTTCACCCACCTCACGCCTCACGAGGGGACCGTCCGCTTCCTGAGCGCGACGTGGGCACCCGACGGGGAGGGGATCTACGTCGTCACCGACCGCGACTCGGACCTGCTGTACCTCGCGCGCCTCGACCTCGACGGCACGCTCACGCCGGTCGTCGAGGACGACGAGTGGAACGTCGACGGCGTCGCCCTCGATCACGACACGGGGCGGGCCGTCTACTCGCGCAACGTCGACGGCTACACCGAGTTGACGGTCGGCGACCTCGACGGGGCGGTCTTCCGGGGCGGACGGACGCTCGACCTCCCGCCGGGCGTCGCGGGCGGGGTCAGCTTCGACGAGGGCGCGCGCTCGTTCTCGCTCACCGTCACCGGGAGCGCGGAGAACGCGAACGTCCACGTGGTCGACGTCGCCTCCGGCGAGCGCGAGCGGTGGACGCGCGCCTCGACCGCGGGGGTCCCCCGCGAGTCGTTCGTCGAACCCGAACTCGTCCGCTACGAGAGCTTCGACGGTCGCGAGATCCCGGCGTTCTTCTCCGTCCCGCGGGCGGCCAACGAGCGCGACGGCGCGGTGGGCGACGGCGTGCCCGTCGTCGTGGACGTCCACGGCGGCCCCGAGAGCCAGCGCCGCCCGTCGTTCTACGCGCTGAAGCAGTACTTCCTCCGCCGGAGCTACGCCGTCTTCGAGCCGAACGTCCGCGGATCGACCGGCTACGGGACGGCCTACACGCACCTCGACGACGTGGAGCGGCGCATGGACAGCGTCGCCGACGTCCGCGCGGGCGTCGAGTGGCTCTCGGGTCAGCCGGTCGTGGACCCCGACCGGATCGTCGCCTTCGGCGGCTCCTACGGCGGGTTCATGGTGCTCGCCGCGCTCACCGAGTACCCCGACCTCTGGGCGGCGGGCGTTGACGTCGTCGGGATCGCCAACTTCGTCACGTTCCTCGAGAACACCGGCTCCTGGCGGCGGGAACTCCGCGAGGCCGAGTACGGGTCGCTCGAGGACGACCGCGAGTTCCTCGAGTCGATCAGCCCCGTCAACACCGTCGACGCGATCCGCGCGCCGCTGTTCGTCCTCCACGGCGCGAACGATCCCCGCGTGCCCGTCGGCGAGGCCGAACAGATCGCCGAGGCAGCGCGCGAGCAGGGCGTTCCGGTCGAGACGCTGATCTTCGAGGACGAGGGCCACGGCGTCTCCAAACTCGAGAACCGGATCGAGGCCTACTCGCGCATCGTCACGTTCCTCGACGAACACGTCTGA